CAAGCATTCCATCTAAAACGGCTCTGTTTAATTTTTTGAAAAAGAATACTAATGCAGCTCCTAAAGCTGTCAATCCCCACGTAAAAAGTGAGGCATATAATGCAGCCCAAATAGGGTTTTCTTTAGCAAAATCTACTAATTGATCGAATGTACTCATAACTTTTTTATGTATAAATTATTGGCAATTTTATTTGAGATTGATAGTTTTTTTCCATCAATTTCTATGGATAACGAGTCATCAAAATCTTCTTTTTCTAATACTGTAATTTGTTTTCCTAAAGTGATGCCCTTTTTATCTAAGAATTGTAAGAATTCAGAGGAGGAATCATCAACACCCACACAAACTCCTGTTTCATTTTTTGATAAAGTTGATAAAAGCGTTTTATCAATTTTACTTAAATTTCCATCTTTATCTGGAATTGGATCTCCATGAGGATCGTGTGTTGGGAACCCTAAAAGTGCATCTAACTGATTGATTAACTTTTGCGATTTTATATGCTCTAATTGTTCTGCAACTTCATGCACTTCATCCCAAGAGAAATTTAATTTTTGCACTAAAAAAACCTCCCAAAGCCTATGTTTTCTAACAATATTTGCAGCAGTTTTTTTTCCTAAATCCGTTAACGTTACTCCTTGATATTTTTTATAAAGCACTACTTTTTTATCAGATAATTTTTTAACCATATCTGTAACCGATGATGCTTTTGTTGCTAAACTTTTTGCAATGGCATTGGTACTGATTCCTTTTTTAGAATCGGCTTCTAAATGATAAATTGCTTTTAAATAATTTTCTTCAGAAAGTGTAAACATTCAACTAAATTTTGACAAGACAAATATATACTTTTTATTTATATAAAATAATTTTTAGCCTTGTCTAAATATTTAATTATATTTGTCAAAATTTTAATTGAAGAAATGAAAGTTAAAAATCTATTATTCGTTTTATTTTTTGCTGTAATTTACAATACATCATCACAAAATGCTTCTATTTACGGAGTTGTAACCTCTAAAGGAGATAAGATTCCTTACGTTTTTGTGTATGTAAAAGATGGTACAGAAGGAACAAGTACTGATAAAAATGGGAGTTTCAAATTACAAGTTCCATCCAATAAAGAGTTAATTATAGAAGTAAGTTCTCAAGGATTTCGAAAAATATCGAAAAACATCAACCTAAAAGAAAACGAGAATAGAGAACTAAATTTCGATTTAGTTGAAGATATGTTGGGTTTAGAGGAAGTTGTCATTAGCGCAACAAGAAATAGAGTTGAAAAAAGAAATACGCCTGTTATTGTATCGTCCATAAAACCAAGATTGTTAAACGCAACTCAATCTATTTCTTTAGCAGATGGTTTAAATTTTGCGCCTGGAGTTCGTGTGGAAAATAACTGCCAAAATTGTGGTTTTACACAAGTACGATTAAATGGTTTAGAAGGTGGCTACACTCAGGTTTTACTGAATAGCAGACCTGTTTTTTCGTCGTTAATTGGTGTGTATGGTTTAGAGCAAATCCCAACAAATATTATTGATAGAATTGAGGTTGTTAGAAGTGGTGGTTCTGCTTTATTTGGCTCAAATGCGATTGCAGGAACTGTAAATATCATTACCAAAGATCCTATTTTAAACACTTGGGAAATTGGTTCAAACTTGGCAATTATCGATGGAAAAGCAACAGATAAAGTATTGACTTTTAACAGTTCTGTTGTTGCAAATGATTTAAACAGCGGTTTTACCTTATTTGGAAATTATAGAAATAGAGAAAGTTTAGATGTGGATGGAGATGGTTTTACAGAATTGGTGGAGTTAAAAAACAATACAGTTGGTGCAAAAGCATTTGTAAAACCAAATGAGTTAAGCAAAATCTCTATCAATTTAAACGCAATTCAAGAATATAGAAGAGGTGGAGATCAATTAAATTTAGCACCACAATTTACAAATATTACAGAAGAATTGAATCACGATACTTTTATTGGAGGAGCAGAATATGAATTAAATAGCAAAGATTATTCGAAGAAATATCAAATTTACACTTCAGTTTCTAGCACAGATAGGGATAGTTATTATGGAGGTTTGGGCGGTTCTTTTACAAAACAAGACAGTATTACAGCCAACAAC
The DNA window shown above is from Polaribacter sp. Hel_I_88 and carries:
- a CDS encoding TonB-dependent receptor, with amino-acid sequence MKVKNLLFVLFFAVIYNTSSQNASIYGVVTSKGDKIPYVFVYVKDGTEGTSTDKNGSFKLQVPSNKELIIEVSSQGFRKISKNINLKENENRELNFDLVEDMLGLEEVVISATRNRVEKRNTPVIVSSIKPRLLNATQSISLADGLNFAPGVRVENNCQNCGFTQVRLNGLEGGYTQVLLNSRPVFSSLIGVYGLEQIPTNIIDRIEVVRSGGSALFGSNAIAGTVNIITKDPILNTWEIGSNLAIIDGKATDKVLTFNSSVVANDLNSGFTLFGNYRNRESLDVDGDGFTELVELKNNTVGAKAFVKPNELSKISINLNAIQEYRRGGDQLNLAPQFTNITEELNHDTFIGGAEYELNSKDYSKKYQIYTSVSSTDRDSYYGGLGGSFTKQDSITANNAFGTTTDLAWVNGFQFTKNFKNDVLTVGAEHNHTATEDVILGYNRLIDQTVNSIGTYAQYEWKPSEKFTALLGARLDNVDVDGDYTIGNINRNISLNQTALSPRLTVSYLFTEALKFRGGYARGFRAPQAFNEDLHISSVGGEPQFVILSDDLNTEYSNAFTGSFNYSKTKNLLQMDFLVEGFYTLLENPFTLISTGNVLPNGSILEEVRNGAGAKVYGTNFEAGISPSPKWQFQLGGTYQKAKYDEPQVIFETDGTVGETDIAVDEFTRTPNFYGYFNTAFIPSKKFNIDVTGTYTGSMIVPLVVSDTGFLQLNETESFFDLNLKLESHIDLSDDFMITFSGGVKNIFNSFQDDFDTGPTRDSDYVYGPATPRTIFFGIKFGKLH
- a CDS encoding metal-dependent transcriptional regulator; amino-acid sequence: MFTLSEENYLKAIYHLEADSKKGISTNAIAKSLATKASSVTDMVKKLSDKKVVLYKKYQGVTLTDLGKKTAANIVRKHRLWEVFLVQKLNFSWDEVHEVAEQLEHIKSQKLINQLDALLGFPTHDPHGDPIPDKDGNLSKIDKTLLSTLSKNETGVCVGVDDSSSEFLQFLDKKGITLGKQITVLEKEDFDDSLSIEIDGKKLSISNKIANNLYIKKL